The genomic region AACCGAAGGCCTGGATGAATTCCCGGAGGTTGATCCTCAAATCCGGAAAAACCTGAATAAACACCTCGAAAAGGATGGGATAGACTGGTTACAGCAAAAGCTTTTTGTACTGGATCCAGATTATTATAAAACTGCCGATGTTCAAAATCCACATCGCTTAATCAGGGCATTGGAGATCTGTATAGAAACAGGAAAACCATTTTCCAGTTTCCTGGAAAAGGAGAAGCAGGAGCGCGATTTCAAAACTATAAGTATAGGCCTTACGGCAGAAAGGGAATTGATCTATGATCGCATTAATAAAAGGGTAGATCTTATGATCGAAAATGGCCTGGTAGAAGATGCCAGGTCTCTATATCCCAAACGAGACTTCAATGCTTTGAATACTGTTGGATACAAGGAGCTATTTCAGTATTTTGATGGTGAGACAGACCTTGAAACAGCAATTTCAGAAATAAAAAAGAATACCCGCCGGTTTGCGAAAAGACAGCTTACCTGGTTCAGAAAAGATGAAAATATCAAGTGGTTTGAATATAATGAGGATCCAGAAGTGATCTTCAGTTATATAGAAGAACGGATCAATACTTAAAAATAAATCTTTTTGTAAGCGTTCTCTCGTTGGTAACGATCTTAACTACATAAACCGATTCCTGTAAAGGTCCTACTTCCATAGGATATTCGGTTGCTGTACTTTCGTAATCTCTTGCCGCGATAAACCTTCCGCGATGATCAAAAACTTCAATTCTTTCAATAAGAACATCTGCCGGAGTGGCTATTTTAAAACTTCCGGTATTTGGATTAGGATAGATAAAAATATATTCAGAACCTTCTCCAAAATCATTACAGAAACCTTCATTATCTAAAACGGTCACCATCGCTGTTCTGGTAGAACTATTTCCACTGCTGTCTTCAGCCGTCACCAGGATCTCATTCTCACCTAAATTCTTGCAGGTGAAAGCCGAATGGCTAAGCGTATATATAATCTCTCCATTACAATTATCTCGTGAACCTGCATCCAGGTCATTAAAAGTTAAAGTAGCCACACCCGCCTCGTTAAGAGAAACCTCCAGGTCATTTAAAGCCAATACCGGTGCAGACATATCTATTACCTCCACCACTATTTCGCATGATCCTTCCTGTTTTCCTGTATAAACCAGAGTGACGGTATTTTCGCCAATATCCTCACAACTAAAAAATCTTTCGGTCGCCCCAAACTCGATGCCTTCAACATTCCCGCTGTAGAGATCTTCAATATTCAATTCAGCAGAACCTTCAGAGTTAAGACTAAGCGTTAGTCTTTCTACGCAACTGAATTCGCCGTTCCCGTCTTCGACATTTATAGAAACAAAGATGATATTAGAATTTAATTCACCGTCATTGGCTATATAGGTAAAATAATCCTGCCCGAAAAAGTCCTGATCTGGCGTATAAGTAAATGATCCGTCTGCATTGAGATCCAAAGTTCCATTGGAAACATTGTCCTGCAAAATAACCGTAAGTTCATCATTCTCGGGATCTGTATCGTTCACCAGAACTCCGTTCGAGGCAGAAACCTCTAATGTGGTATTTATACTGGTCGTGTATTCATCATCTATGGCGACTGGAGGCTGGTTAACTCCCGAACCATTCAGCACCACATTTACTGTGGTCTGACAGGTATCTGTATTACCAGCTTCGTCGGTAACGGTAAGGGTGACAATATTGGCACCAAGATCCGCAGAAGTGAATTCGGTTTTATCCAGACTTAAATTGATCTCACTACAATTTGCAAAGGACCCGTTATCCAGGTCTTCGGGTTGAATCGTTACTGTTTCACCTTCGTCAAGTTGGATCTGAAAATCTGATCTGCAAATTGCCTGAGGCTGATCCTCAAGGGAAACATAAAGATTACAGGTTTTGCTTTCTCCCTGATAAGATACTGTTACCTCAACCTCTATATCTTCGAATAGCTGGGTTCCGGAAGTTATAGACTGCTCAAAATCTGCCTCTGCAGGGCTATACTCCAGGATCTCGCTGAAATCTGGCAGAAAATATTCGCAGTTTTCATCTGGCGCAAGTTTATACTCTACGATAAGACAGGAAAAGTCAATTTCTCCTGGTTCTTCTACAATTACATTCACGGTAAATTCACAAAAGTCCAGATTTCCGGCCGCATCGTTAACCGTGAGAGTGATCACATTTTCCCCTTCATCGGCGCTGGAAAGAGAGTTGCGGTCCAGATTATAGGTAGCTATCTGGCAATTATCTGAACTCCCAGCATCAAAATCTTCCGCATTTAGTTGAATGGTTTCCCCTTCTGCGAGGCGAATTTCAGTATCACCCACACACCTTGCTACCGGATCTTCCTCGTCTACTGGTGAAAGATAAATTCTACAGGAATCTGATTGATCTTCAAAAGTCGCGGTTACGGTCACATAGGAATCGCTATTAGGCTGAAATACGGAGCCAGCTTCGATATCCTGATCTATGACCGCGCCATCGATATTTGCGGTTGCGATCCCGGAAAAATCCGGAACTTTATAAACGCAGTTCTCATCTGCCAATACAGCGTAACTACCCGGACAGGTTAAATCCAGAACCTCGGATTCTTCCCTTACCTCAACAGTAAAAGTGCAGGTATCGGTATGCCTGGTATCATCAGTAACTGTAATAGTGACCTGTGTCGTTATGTTAATACTGGTTCCAGATTGTGGTTCCTGGGTAACCTCATAAGCACTACAATCACGAACTTCGACTTCTTCAGTATAATTACCTAATTGATGTACCCCTCCTTCCTCTATAGTCACTATATCGTTGAGGCTATCACAATTAAGGATCTCTGGAGCAGTTTCATCCAGAACAGGAACGTCGAAGGTACAATCCCCTACCAGTTCATTGCCGTCATAAACTTCTAAGGTAACTCTTACCGCATCAGGGTTTCTTATATAAGTTTGCCGAACAACAGGATTCTCGATATTTTGAAAATTGGTGACACTTCCCCTGTAATCTGGAACCTCAAAATCACAATTTTCAGCGAGGGTTATTGGTTCGAAATCTCCTTCCTGGGGACAATCGAAATTTGGCTCGGCCTGAGGAGTGACAGTAATACTAACTGATACCACGTTCGAATTCAATTCTCCATCATTCGCTGCATAAGTAAAAGAATCAGATCCTGTATAATTTGGATCAGGTGTATAAATAAAAGATCCATTAGGCCTCAACTCTAGCGTTCCATTAGAAACATCAGTCTGCAAAACAGCCGTTAAAGGATCATTCTCAGGATCGGTATCATTAATCAGTACCCCTGGAGCAACTTCACTTAAAGTTTGATTTTCTATAACCGTATATGAATCGGCAACTGCGCTCGGAGCTTGATTAGGTTCTGGAGTGACAGTAATACTTACTGACACCACGTTCGAATTCAATTCTCCATCATTCGCTGCATAAGTAAAAGAATCAGTTCCTGTATAATTTGGATCAGGTGTATAAATAAAAGATCCATTAGGCCTCAACTCTAGCGTTCCATTAGAAACATCAGTCTGCAAAACAGCCGTTAAAAGATCATTCTCAGGATCAGTATCATTAATCAGTACCCCTGGAGCAGCTTCATTTAAGGTTTGATTTTCTATAACCGTATATGAATCGGCAACTGCGCTCGGAGCTTGATTAGGTTCTGGAGTTACCGTAATACTTACTGATACCACGTTCGAATTCAATTCTCCATCATTCGCTGCATAAGTAAAAGAATCAGATCCTGTATAATTTGGATCAGGTGTATAAATAAAAGATCCATCAGGTCTCAACTCTAGCGTTCCATTAGAAACATCAGTCTGCAAAACAGCCGTTAAAGGATCATTCTCAGAATCAGTGTCATTAATCAATACACCGGGAGCAGCTTCATTTAAGGTTTGATTTTCTATAACCGTATATGAATCGTCTACGGCATTTGGAGGCTGGTTATTTGTCTCTTCTCCAGTAACAGTTACTTGAACTGTACAAGTATCCTCATTTCCCGCGTTATCAGTAACAGTCATTACTACATCAAAATCCCCGGTTTCAGTAAATGTTGTTTTAGAAAGACTAATATCCTTAATCCCGCAGTTATCGGTTGATCCATTATTAACATCTTCTACACTAATTGAGGCTGAGCCATTTACGAGTTGTAAATCAAAATCTCCTCCACAATTAGCAACTGGATCGGTTAAATCAAAAGAAGGACTACGTTCATAGATCTCTAAATCAAATTGTAATGAAGTTCCATTAATATTCGCATTATTTAAATATAACTTGGTATTACAATTATGATCATTAATTGTGATATCTACCGGAAATCTAATCTGATTGTCCTGATAATAATATTCAAATTCCTTATTAGAATTAAAAATTTTAAATCCGAATTCATTTCTATCAATTCCTTCCTGGATATTAGATGCTAAGATTAATAAGTCAAGGAAACCTAGTTCGTCGTAGTTTAAAAATTTTTCAAAATCTACTCTTCCGGCATATTCTACGACATGAATAAAATCAAATTCATCAACAACCACACTACCAGGTGAAATTATATTTGATAATGTGCCTTGAAAATTTAAATTCGAATCGAAATAAAGGACTTGTGGATTATCATCTCCAGCCTGACTAACATATAAAGTAGATTTTGAGTCTACATCCAATCTAAAGGGAATTTCCACAGAATTCGTTTGATCTAAAAGAATTCCATTACTATCAAAAACTCTTATTCTGCTTTCTTCTTCGCTTTCACAGGTTGAACCATCATAATATTCTGCAACATAAATATTATCATTAATATCTATTGCTAACCCTAAAGGTCTGAAATATGAATAAGCAATCTCATTTTCAAAATCTCCATTAGAATTAAAGATTTTAACTTTTCCATTATCTAAACAACTTCCACTCTCAAAATAATCTGCAATGTAAATATTACCTGAACTATCTATTTCAATATCCAACGGATCTTGTAATAGATTGCCTGGAATCAATTTCTCCTGATTCATGCTACCATCCGGATTTCTTTTATCAACTCCATTTCCGAAAGAAAGAGTGTAAATAAAGCCTTGAGAGTCTACAGCGACAGAAATTATTATATTTTCTAGTGAAGAGGTACCAGCAGTACCCAGATCAACCCCTGTTAAATGATCATAAGCAGGAACAGTATTCTCCGGGCCCTGCCCATAAGCAAATCCAAAAGCGGAAAAATATAATAGTGCCGCAACTGCTATCCTCATAAGAGAAGACCCCTTAAAAAAAGATATATTGGCTTTACTTATCAAATTCCAGCAGGTTTGGTGAACGCCATAAAGATAAGTATTGTAGGAAAACCGTTCTTAAAATTATGCTAAGATTACGGGTATAGGTCCGCATTGGGACCAGGTAAGAAAAAACCGGGATCATTCGGGATCTCAGGATCCAGATCGAGATATTTTACTGCATCACGGTTCTGGCCATGATGCAGTAAATCCCGGAAACTGAAAAATTTAAACTATGCTCCAGATTCTTCCTTGTTCTTTACAACAAGTCTGAAACCTTCACCATGGATATTCAGTATTTCCACGTTCTCGTCTTTTTTCAGGTATTTTCTAAGCTTGGCAATATAAACGTCCATACTTCTGGAGGTAAAGTAATTATCATCTCTCCAGATCTTAGTTAATGCCAGTTCTCTAGGCATCAGGTCATTCTCATGCAAAGCAAGTAATCTCAATAATTCATTCTCTTTTGGAGAAAGTTTTTGTGGCTCCTCATCTCTGAAAGTAAGGAATCTCAATTTTGAGTTCAGGTGGAAATCACCGATCTCGAATTCAAACTGCTTAGAGTCTGCTACGCTATCTGTAGCTTTACGCTGCATGATAGCTTTGATCTTCATTAAAAGAACTTCAGAATCGAAAGGTTTGTTCAGGTAATCATCTGCTCCAACCTTATAACCCTTAAGTACATCTTCTTTCATTGCTTTCGCAGTTAAGAAGATAATTGGCACTTCCTCGTTCTTATCACGAATCTCTTTTGCCAACGTAAATCCATCCTTGTAAGGCATCATTACGTCAAGGATACAAAGATCGAAATCGTCCTTCTTGAACTTTTCGAATCCTTCCATTCCGTTTTTTGCATGAGTTACCTCGTAATCATTCATTGCGAGGTAATCTTTCAGGACAGTTCCGAAATTCGGATCATCCTCAACTAATAAAATTTTCTTGTTTTCAGTTTCCATATATTAAGATATTAGTGGTAGTTTAATTATAAAGGTACTTCCTTTTCCTTTTTCGCTCTGTACCGTGATCTCCCCATGATGATCCTCCACGATCTGCCTTGCATAAGCTAGACCTAAACCATGACCTTTCACATTATGGATATCGCCGGTATGTTCGCGATAAAATTTTTCAAATATTTTTTTCTGAACCAGTTTGTTCATTCCAACTCCCTGGTCTCTTATTTCACAGTATATATAATTCTTTACGTTCGTTGTATAAATGTCAATTTTCGGCGCATCTTCAGAATACTTGATCGCATTATCCAGGATATTCACGATCACATTGGTAAAGTGGTCCTGATTTGCCAGTATAGAAGATCTAAGAGCCCCAAAATGGGTTTGAATATATCCGCCGCGGTCTTCCACGATAAGTTCCACATGCGTTACCGCATCCAGGACGATGTCATGTAGCTGGTGTCTTTCCTTCTTAAGGTCGAGTTCATTCTTCTCAAGCTTGGAAATACGCAGCACATTCTCTACCTGGGCATGCATCCTTTTATTCTCATCCCTGATCATTTGCAGATAACGGGATACTTTAGACTGATCTTCAATAACCTTAGGGTTCTTGATCGCATCCAGTGCCAGGTTGATCGTAGCAATTGGTGTCTTGAACTCGTGGGTCATATTATTTATAAAATCGGTCTTGATCTGTGATATCTGTCTTTGCTTGATCAACTGTGAAAGTGCACTTGAATATGCGATCACAATGATCAAAGTGAAAATTATTGAAAGACACGCCATTAATATCACCGATGATAATACCGCTTCTTTCTTATTAGTAAAATTGACCAGTAACTGATATCCGCTATTTCCTGCCCTGTCCATAAAAAGCGGAACCGCGTAGGTTGCAGGGTGATTAAGACTAAAATCTTCTGAATGAAGGTTTGTCGCAATGGAATTATTATAAACCCCATACTCAAATTCGGTCTTAAGATCTCTGCTGGCTAATTCTTCCTCTAATAATTCTCTAATCGTTTCGTCTGATACTCTTTTATGAACCGGAAGCCTAACTACCAGCTCTGAAATTGCCGAACGCAGGATATCTTTCTCGACTTCCTCCATCCTGGACATGCGCTCTATATGTTCTATTCGCTGCCTCGCACTTAAATTATCCCCATCCAGCTGGTTATTACGAACAATATCGGTCACCCTTTTATTGATCATTTTGGTGAACTGTATGCTGTCCTGGGCAAACTGCAAAAAACCTGAAGAGACTTTATAATCTTCTTCCAGGATAGTTTCTGTATTGAAGTAGGTCTCATTCCTGCTTTCATCCCTGTTAGAATAAAAATATTCGGTCAGGGTCCTGTCGCTAAGCTTGCTGTTTATACTATCCGGATTTTTGAACTGAAAATAATAACGTTCAAACTCCCTTTTCTGAATCTCTTCAGAAACGTTTATTAGAACCTGCTTGGCATTATAAGAAAACTGCTGTTCCCTATCGTCAATGGTGCTTTTAATCCAATATCCCTGTACGAAAATTATACCGATTAGTGACAGGCTCATTAGGGCAACGAGAAGGACAAAAAGCTTCTTATTCATGCGGTCAAAAGTAATATTTTAACATTTAGAGGTTAAAGTGTTTAACCAAATGTTAACAGAACTTCTAAGAATTTTTGCCTGCTTTTAAGATTTTGTCGTGAATATGTTCAACCTGTTGTTTAGTACTGGTGAGATCCTCATTAATTATTATGAAATCGGCCATTTCAGACTTTTTTTCATCGATCCACTGGTTGTCCATTCTCTGTTGGATTTCTTCACGGGAACTTTCGTCCCTTTTCTGAAGTCTCTTAATTCTAAGATCCCTTGGCGCAGTAACGAGTATACTGAGGTCACATTTTTTATAACCACCGGTTTCGAATAAGATTGCGGCTTCATAGATCACATATGCTGAAGACTGATCTTTCGCCCAATCTTTAAAATCCTTTTCTACTGCCGGATGAATGATCTTATTTAATTTTTCCAGCAGATCTTTATCGCTGAATACTTTTGAAGCAATGAATTTCCGCTCCGGATTATCCCCGGAATAAGAAGCTTCACCAAAAAGTTCGATGATCTGCTCTTTTATCTTCGCCGAGGTATTCATCAGTCTTTTTCCAGCCTCATCTGCGATATATACAGGGATACCCAATTCTTTAAAAAAACCGGCAACAGTTGTTTTTCCGCTGCCTATCCCACCGGTTAATCCTATGATCTTCATCTTTTGATCACAAATTGGATACGACGTTCATTTAATCGTACGCTATTTATAAAATCTGGTTTTTCAACGATCTGGGCGATCATATAGTCATCCCCTTTTTTTACGTCCTTATAATTACAAACCACCCTGAAATCTGCAGCGCTAACACTTTCAAACTGTTTTAGATTTACCTGGTAGTAAACAATGACCGATTTTGGGAAATATGCCAGGTTAAGACCTTCGGGCACATTGATCACTTCCACCGGGATCTCTGCACTACCTTCGGTGAATTTTTCGACCTTCTGAAAATATTTTACGCTATTTTCATAAAAACTTAGAACTCCAAGACCAGTGGTATCGATCTTTACAGAACCGTTCAGATCCTGGTTTACCTTATTCAACCTGATAGATTCGGTTTGTACGGTTTCTATACTATCAATGATTTTTTCGGGCCCACTAACTTTTACCGAATCTGGTCTAAGCTCCACAGGGTTTACCGCGGAAAAACCAACAGCATAGCTAACTTCTATCCTCGGTTCTACCTTGAGCATTTTATCCTTTTTGAACTGAAAAGGCACTACGATCTCTTCCTGAACGATCAACGAATTTTCAAAATCTATTTTTAACTGCTGCTCGATTTCCGAAAGGTGATTCTGAAGTGTATATACCAGCTTATCATCGGTTTCCCTGGCCTTAGAAAGATCAATATCGAGCTTAGGATTGAAGATCTTAAAATAGTAAATACTGAAACCATTATCCTGTAGCTGCAGGTCTACATGGTCTGGACGCTCATCTGATATGCTTTTATCTAAAGGAGCATTAATATAGTTTACCGGGATCTCAATTAACTGGGTATAGGTTTTTGAAAACTGAACCAAAACCCACACTACGGCAGAAAAAATCAGAAAAAAACTGAAGGTCTTTGCACTTGCTTTTTTAAATCTTGGTCTTCTACGCACCGGCATTTTTTTTAAAGAATAACTGAGGGAACTCCTTTTCAGGTTGCTTGTTCAGGATTCCCGTTTTTATGGTTGAAATTAAAAATCCCAGTCCGTAACCCGAAAACTGAACAAAAACCGCCCTTAAAGCTAATATCCCAATATAAATACTTTTATTTTTTATCGCAGCATCTATGCCAATTATTAAAAAATAAATAAGGTAACATCCGGCATAGAACCACTCTCCCAATAGCGCCATTAGAACAGAGAAAATAAGTCCTAAAATAAAAAGACTGGGAAACCAGTAGGTGATCCTGGAAGACCCGGGATGCCATTTGTTGAGAATTGGCCTTACCATCCCGAATTTCTTAACCTGTAAATAGAACCTATCCCAGTCAATTCGGCGTTTATGAAATACTTTCGCTTCCGGGATCAGGCATATTTTGAATCCTTGTTTTTTCAACCTGAGGCTAAGATCGGGATCCTCACCGGGATGGATATATCCAAAACCCTGGCTTGCTTCAAAAGCTTTTCTGCTTATGCCCATATTAAAACTTCTTGGCTGAAAGCCTTTACCATTCCTACCTCCTCTTATTCCGCCTGTAGTGAAAAAAGAGGTCATGGTATAATCTATTGCTTTCTGGATATTACTGAAAGAAGGATGTGCCGCATCTGGTCCGCCGAAACAATCACAATATTCACTGGAAAGAAACTTATGTACTTCCATCAGGTAATATTCTGGAAGGATCACGTCTGAATCCAGGATGATAAAGTAATCTGATTTCGCCTTTTTCATCCCGTAATTACGTGAATCACCGGGACCCGAATTCGACTTATAATAATACCTGACATTGAGATCTTCTGAAAAATTCCTCACTACCTCATCTGCCCTAACACTGGAACCATCTTCAATGATAACCACCTCAAAGGAAACCTTCGAGATCAATTTCCTCATGCTTTCCAGCAATTCCCTGATCTCCTCGGGACGATTATAAACCGGAATTATGAAGGAATATTCTGGATGCATGTAAGCTGATTAAAAAAAGAAACTGCCGAAATCTGCTCTATTAAGATACAGTTTTTCGGCAGTATATAAAGTTTAATTTTTTACTCTTCGTCTTTAGTAAAAGCTTCCATCACTTCCTGGCTAACTCCTGTATTGGAGAAACCACCATCATGGAAAAGATTTTGAAGGGTCACTTTCCTGGTAAGGTCTGAGAATAAGGTCAAAGTATAATTTGCACATTCTTCAGCTGTAGCATTTCCAAGCGGAGACATTTTCTCAGCAAAAGCGATAAATCCGTCAAATCCTTTTACTCCCTGACCGGCAGTAGTTGGAGTTGGAGATTGAGAAATGGTGTTCACCCTTACTTTTTTATCCTTTCCGAAGAAATAACCAAAACTACGGGCGATAGACTCCAAATAAGCTTTGTTATCTGCCATATCATTATAATCCGGGAAAACTCTCTGGGCAGCCATGTAGCTAAGAGCTACAATACTTCCCCATTCGTTCATCGCGTCTTTCTTATAAAGAACCTGCATGGTCTTATGAAAAGACACGGCAGAAACGTCCCATCCTTTGGTAGTATAATCGTAGTTCATATCTGTATAGTGATTTCCTTTTCTCACGTTTACAGACATCCCGATAGAATGAAGTACAAAATCTATTTTACCTCCAAGGATCTCAACGGCTTTTTCAACCAGGTTCTCAAGATCCTCAACTTTTGTAGCATCAGCAGGAATGATCTCAGATCCGGTTTTCTCAGCTAGATCCTTGATACTTCCCATTCTCATGGCGATTGGCGCATTAGTTAGCACAAATGTTCCACCTTCTTCATGGACTTTTTCAGCAGTTTTCCAGGCGATAGAATTCTCATCCAGAGCTCCGAAAATTATCCCTCTTTTACCTTTTAGCAGGTTATATGACATGTATTTTTTATTTTGTGGTTGTTAAGCCTGTAAATATAGCAAAGTTGTTGGAAATGGCTTATCAGTATTCTTTAATAAGAATTGAGTAGTTATTATTGGGTAATCTGGGTTTTAGTGAAGATGCTAATTTTACAATCTCATTTTGTCATAACGAGTTGAGCAGAATAAAGCAAAAGCATTCTCAGACCTGGTAACCGCCGAAAGAGACTTCTCCACTGTGTTTCACACGCAGGACTTATTTACTCAGTTCTCGAAACTAATATCTAAAGCCTAATTAAGCAACGCTTTGGCGTGCGCTCTTGCAGAATCACTTTTGGTATTTCCACCGAGCATAAGTGCAAGCTCCTCGATACGATCATTTTCCTCCAACTCAACGATCTTCGTTTGCGTAGCGGTCTCGTTGTCTTCCTTGAATATTTTGAAATGTGTGCCCCCTTTACCGGCGATCTGAGGTAAATGCGTGATCGCGATCACTTGCATATTATTCCCCATCTTTTTCAGGATCTCCCCCATTTTCTTGGCGATCTCTCCAGAAACCCCTGTATCGATCTCATCAAAAATGATCGTAGGTAAATTACTTTGTGCCGCCAGAATACTTTTCACGGCAAGCATGATCCTGGATAATTCTCCTCCTGAAGCCGCTTTTTTAATCTCCTTAAAACTTCCACCTTTATTTGCCGCCAGGTACCATTCCAGTTTATCAAGGCCATTGGAAAGAAATTCCTTTCCAATCTCAAGTTCAATATTCAACCTCGCATTAGGCATCCCAAGATCTTTAAGGATCTGCTCGGTTTGTTCAATAAATGCGGGAATAATCTTCTCCCTGTTCTCATGAAGCTTCATCGCGGTCTTTCTCAATTGAACTTCCTGATCTTTTATCGCATTCTGAACTTCATTAAGGGCAGACTCTGCATTTTCAGTTACTGAAACCTTTTCCTGAAGCTCCTGTTTAATAGATAACAGTTCCTCAATATTCTCGGCATTATGCTTTTTCTGAAGATTATAGATGACCTGAAGTTTTTGGTTCACTACCTCAAGTTCTTCAGGATTAGCTTCAATTCTATCCAGAGCATCAGTCATTTCAGCCTCCACATCATCAAGCTCGATGATCACGCTTTGTATGCGTTCATGGAAATTCTCATAATTAGCTGACAACCGGGATATTTTTGAAAGACTGGACCTTACAGATTTTAAGGTGTCAAGGCTCCCTATCTCCTCCTGCTGCAGTGTGTTCACAGCTGAACTAAGATTTTCGGTAAGCTCTTCTACATTGTTCAGTTCTTCATAACGCTCTTCAAGTTCCTCGAGCATTCCCTCCTTCAAATTAGCTTCTTCCAGCTCATTAAGAAGGAACACATTATAATCATATTCTTTTGCGGCTTGAGATTGCTGCTCCTTAAGTTCCTCGAAACGGTTCAGCAGAACCTTATATTCTTTTAGCTCCTTTTTATATTCAAGGATCACCCCTTCATTTTTGGCGATGGTATCGATCACATTGAATTGATATTCCGCATTTCCAAGACTTAAGGTCTCGTGCTGGCTATGGATGTCTATAAGGTAAGTTCCCAGTTTTTGAAGCGCGGTTATCTTAACCGGAGTATCATTGATAAAAGCACGTGATTTACCTGAAGGCAGGATCTCCCGTCTAATAATACTTTGCTTTTCATAATCCAGATCTTCCTTTTTAAAGAAATTTTCCAGTTTATAATTTGAGATGCCAAAGGTTCCTTCTATCACACATTTCTTTTCTGTATCTCGAATAGAACTAAAATCTGCCCGGTCACCCAGCAAAAGTCCCAGAGCTCCCAACATTATAGATTTTCCTGCACCGGTCTCCCCTGTTATAATGGTAAAACCCGGCTGAAGACCAATATTGATATCTTCAATTAATGCGTAATTTTTTATAGAAAGAGATGTAAGCAAATCGGTTAAAATTTGTGCTAAATATACGGGAGAAAAAAATTGAAATCAACCAAAAAGGCTATCGAATGTTTCGCCAGTTCCTGGCATACCTTGGAGCAATATTATTTAGAGTTTCAATAAGCTCGGCACTCTCTTCGTAAACCGGCCCTCCAGAGTAGACCGAGGTGATCTCATCTGCCTTTGAATCGAAAAAGGTTCTTAACAACAGGGAATTATTCCGCCTGTTATTCATTACCTCGAGTTCTTCCAGAGCCTCAGCGATCACAGCCTTACCTTTTGGAACATCCTCATGCATCACATCTAAACCAAGACGATGATATTCGTATAATGCTGTTCTATACTCTGCATAGGTATTGGCAAGGATATCTGCATTCAACCTAAATCTGGATCGCTGTCCGTCTGATCCTTTCCAGCCCTGAGAATTTCCCTGCTGGGCACTGGTCACGATTCGGTTAGCTTCTTCAAAATAAGGAGTACCACCTTCCGGAGAAAAAGTATCGGCATCTAGCCCCATGATGGTATAAACATAAAACGAGATTACTGACACCAGATTAGAGGTATAAGTATTCTGACTATAATTTAGAGGCTGATATTCACGGTAATTAAAAGCTAATTGCTCATCATTGAAGTTAAAAACGGGAGTGA from Gramella sp. MT6 harbors:
- a CDS encoding CdaR family protein encodes the protein MPVRRRPRFKKASAKTFSFFLIFSAVVWVLVQFSKTYTQLIEIPVNYINAPLDKSISDERPDHVDLQLQDNGFSIYYFKIFNPKLDIDLSKARETDDKLVYTLQNHLSEIEQQLKIDFENSLIVQEEIVVPFQFKKDKMLKVEPRIEVSYAVGFSAVNPVELRPDSVKVSGPEKIIDSIETVQTESIRLNKVNQDLNGSVKIDTTGLGVLSFYENSVKYFQKVEKFTEGSAEIPVEVINVPEGLNLAYFPKSVIVYYQVNLKQFESVSAADFRVVCNYKDVKKGDDYMIAQIVEKPDFINSVRLNERRIQFVIKR
- a CDS encoding SDR family oxidoreductase, whose product is MSYNLLKGKRGIIFGALDENSIAWKTAEKVHEEGGTFVLTNAPIAMRMGSIKDLAEKTGSEIIPADATKVEDLENLVEKAVEILGGKIDFVLHSIGMSVNVRKGNHYTDMNYDYTTKGWDVSAVSFHKTMQVLYKKDAMNEWGSIVALSYMAAQRVFPDYNDMADNKAYLESIARSFGYFFGKDKKVRVNTISQSPTPTTAGQGVKGFDGFIAFAEKMSPLGNATAEECANYTLTLFSDLTRKVTLQNLFHDGGFSNTGVSQEVMEAFTKDEE
- a CDS encoding glycosyltransferase codes for the protein MHPEYSFIIPVYNRPEEIRELLESMRKLISKVSFEVVIIEDGSSVRADEVVRNFSEDLNVRYYYKSNSGPGDSRNYGMKKAKSDYFIILDSDVILPEYYLMEVHKFLSSEYCDCFGGPDAAHPSFSNIQKAIDYTMTSFFTTGGIRGGRNGKGFQPRSFNMGISRKAFEASQGFGYIHPGEDPDLSLRLKKQGFKICLIPEAKVFHKRRIDWDRFYLQVKKFGMVRPILNKWHPGSSRITYWFPSLFILGLIFSVLMALLGEWFYAGCYLIYFLIIGIDAAIKNKSIYIGILALRAVFVQFSGYGLGFLISTIKTGILNKQPEKEFPQLFFKKNAGA
- the coaE gene encoding dephospho-CoA kinase (Dephospho-CoA kinase (CoaE) performs the final step in coenzyme A biosynthesis.), giving the protein MKIIGLTGGIGSGKTTVAGFFKELGIPVYIADEAGKRLMNTSAKIKEQIIELFGEASYSGDNPERKFIASKVFSDKDLLEKLNKIIHPAVEKDFKDWAKDQSSAYVIYEAAILFETGGYKKCDLSILVTAPRDLRIKRLQKRDESSREEIQQRMDNQWIDEKKSEMADFIIINEDLTSTKQQVEHIHDKILKAGKNS
- a CDS encoding HAMP domain-containing sensor histidine kinase, encoding MNKKLFVLLVALMSLSLIGIIFVQGYWIKSTIDDREQQFSYNAKQVLINVSEEIQKREFERYYFQFKNPDSINSKLSDRTLTEYFYSNRDESRNETYFNTETILEEDYKVSSGFLQFAQDSIQFTKMINKRVTDIVRNNQLDGDNLSARQRIEHIERMSRMEEVEKDILRSAISELVVRLPVHKRVSDETIRELLEEELASRDLKTEFEYGVYNNSIATNLHSEDFSLNHPATYAVPLFMDRAGNSGYQLLVNFTNKKEAVLSSVILMACLSIIFTLIIVIAYSSALSQLIKQRQISQIKTDFINNMTHEFKTPIATINLALDAIKNPKVIEDQSKVSRYLQMIRDENKRMHAQVENVLRISKLEKNELDLKKERHQLHDIVLDAVTHVELIVEDRGGYIQTHFGALRSSILANQDHFTNVIVNILDNAIKYSEDAPKIDIYTTNVKNYIYCEIRDQGVGMNKLVQKKIFEKFYREHTGDIHNVKGHGLGLAYARQIVEDHHGEITVQSEKGKGSTFIIKLPLIS